Proteins from a genomic interval of Lolium perenne isolate Kyuss_39 chromosome 1, Kyuss_2.0, whole genome shotgun sequence:
- the LOC127332753 gene encoding uncharacterized protein — protein MAAKGWGKSKVTRESLLPYVASGVIPEFNQERWRRWQKIADHLPPLAGKEPPEMTEGQKAPEVEEDIVEEGGLSEPLKECRSKAARDRAPPSDADTRTGEVPSTEAVMRADGATESRHPPPSSLTFTELHTALGEAHVAEIKRLTALVEEAAQKNRKLIALGTEAQAKALAEAREGFVKESFYREAEFRAQQAEEARKRAKAEVAELTKVLEQKGRELEDVIAEYKVKLEAATDARDSARGAAASLREEVAALKQQHAKELAAEKEASEGIVLAVQAEKTNFEAFVERDVAADSW, from the exons ATGGCGGCGAAGGGTTGGGGCAAGTCGAAGGTCACgcgggagtctctcctcccgtacgtcgcctccgggGTCATCCCGGAGTTTAACCAAGAGCGATGGCGg CGTTGGCAGAAGATCGCGGaccacctccctcctctcgccgggaaggaaccaccggagatgaccgaggggcagaaggcacccgaggttgaagaggacatcgtcgaggagggcggTCTGTCAGAGCCACTGAAAGAGTGCCggtccaaggccgccagggaccGAGCCCCGCCCAGTGACGCCGACACGCGGACGGGCGAAGTTCCATCGACTGAGGCGGTGATGCGAGCGGACGGGGCGACCGAGTCGCGTCATCCGCCGCCGTCTTCATTGACCTTCaccgagctccacacggcgcttggcgaggcgcatgtg GCGGAGATTAAGCGGCTGACCGCgcttgtggaggaggcggcgcagaagaaccggaagctgatTGCCCTGGGCA cagaggcgcaggcaaaggctcttgccgaggctcgggaagggttcgtcaaggagtccttctaccgtgaagccgagttccgggcgcagcaggccgaagaggcccggaaaagggcaaaagcggaggtggcggaattgacgaaggtcctggagcagaagggccgggagctggaggacgtcatcgccgaatacaaggtgaagctggaggccgcgactGACGCGCGGGACTCTGCTcgtggggctgccgcgtctctgcgggaggaggtggcggccttaaagcagcagcacgccaaagaacttgctgcggagaaggaggcgtccgagggcatcgtcctggcggtgcaggccgagaagaccaacttcgaggcgTTCGTCGAGagagatgtcgcggcagattcTTGGTAA